One Brachybacterium aquaticum genomic region harbors:
- a CDS encoding SWIM zinc finger family protein, protein MSIQLVSRRGPIGKGWHAVALREAAERLLGAGRASRGRADARAGRVQWFEVEAGAARAEVEDPDGSLHQARFELPAYREGDRADFLRVARAHPELPTLLAGGEYPQRIEAELAPSEVSLLPRSASELSHDCSCLDWPGPCRHVSALVYVLVEAVDTHPVHLLTMRGLTLEDLVAPPAPPSAAVGDVSGAGSTDGTSPGDGPGGPDGGSADGDASADESSDGESPTEGAAPSGAPGPAPYDPRHTDPARLADAVGEDIARIIADFYHQGRS, encoded by the coding sequence ATGAGCATCCAGCTGGTCTCCCGCCGTGGCCCGATCGGGAAGGGCTGGCACGCGGTGGCGCTGCGCGAGGCGGCCGAGCGCCTGCTGGGTGCGGGCCGTGCGAGCCGCGGCCGGGCCGACGCGCGCGCCGGACGGGTGCAGTGGTTCGAGGTCGAGGCGGGCGCGGCCCGCGCGGAGGTCGAGGACCCCGACGGCTCGCTCCATCAGGCGCGCTTCGAGCTGCCCGCCTACCGCGAGGGCGACCGGGCGGACTTCCTGCGCGTCGCCCGCGCGCACCCCGAGCTGCCGACACTGCTCGCCGGCGGCGAGTACCCCCAGCGGATCGAGGCGGAGCTCGCCCCCTCGGAGGTGTCCCTGCTGCCCCGCAGCGCCTCGGAGCTGTCCCACGACTGCTCCTGCCTGGACTGGCCCGGCCCCTGCCGGCACGTCTCGGCGCTGGTGTACGTGCTGGTCGAAGCGGTGGACACCCATCCGGTGCACCTGCTGACGATGCGCGGGCTGACGCTCGAGGACCTGGTGGCCCCGCCCGCTCCCCCGTCGGCCGCCGTCGGCGACGTGTCCGGCGCGGGATCGACCGACGGGACCTCTCCGGGCGACGGGCCGGGCGGCCCCGACGGAGGGTCGGCCGACGGGGACGCCTCCGCCGATGAGTCGTCGGACGGGGAGTCCCCGACGGAGGGCGCCGCCCCGTCGGGCGCCCCGGGCCCCGCGCCCTACGACCCCCGCCACACGGATCCTGCGCGCCTCGCGGACGCGGTCGGCGAGGACATCGCACGGATCATCGCGGACTTCTACCACCAGGGCCGCAGCTGA
- a CDS encoding SRPBCC family protein: MTPNPDASPTTDTTTPTSFTLVRSLEAPRPLVWRAWTDPTLAARWWHPEGVEVQEGSVSIDLREGGRYTYTMTVDGERWPTAGTYLEVREPELLRFTWAGPEDADEISPLITVALAEDGAERTTMTFTLERREPAPEGEHDDVQQGWTSSLDDVLPGLLTELTGQ; this comes from the coding sequence ATGACCCCGAACCCTGACGCTTCCCCCACCACCGACACCACGACCCCCACGAGCTTCACCCTCGTCCGCTCCCTCGAGGCCCCGCGCCCCCTGGTGTGGCGGGCCTGGACCGATCCGACCCTCGCCGCCCGCTGGTGGCACCCCGAGGGGGTCGAGGTCCAGGAGGGGTCGGTGTCGATCGATCTGCGCGAGGGCGGGCGCTACACGTACACGATGACCGTGGACGGCGAGCGCTGGCCGACGGCCGGCACCTATCTCGAGGTGCGGGAGCCGGAGTTGCTCCGCTTCACCTGGGCCGGGCCGGAGGACGCCGACGAGATCTCGCCGCTGATCACGGTCGCCCTCGCGGAGGACGGCGCCGAGCGCACCACCATGACCTTCACCCTGGAGCGACGCGAGCCCGCCCCCGAGGGCGAGCACGACGACGTCCAGCAGGGCTGGACCTCGAGCCTCGACGACGTACTGCCCGGCCTGCTCACGGAGCTCACCGGGCAGTGA
- a CDS encoding DEAD/DEAH box helicase — MPDRRLHLVVDDDLGPALWVREQTGPGRSRALEDLAGLRADAPPGVADALAEAPDHLRHRVRIPGRDGDRRVPALPLTGSALTGLVGAVTDLLEARFGDDLPDRLAELISTRTAARLDEHLIAQPDLIAATVLDLRAQDLVERRHLHARAAERYGRAVMEWRAPDKDAPPLLHALVDGHARTAFAAHLRGATPPERDRMGVLWALADEGELHADLPSQRRLTSAFDAFVDSGRPGVQLGSSGSELVVRLFQPPIGTAWPLQTCLREPDGTVHPVADLRAVGDLTAAGAAEASAAVRRLAPTVQGAAMDDTGVDWLLTTAEASAFLALDTPALEEAGVTVLLPRDWTAKRTTLRPQEVEEEPGERKGSGVGLQAMASFRWRVAVGDTELTEEEMDQIREAQTELVHLRGQWVRLDPTTLRAAERFLDAFQARTRGTRLRTGDDGQVREGDAPEGTGRGGRGAEVRGPAGPAGSRRPTGPAPTGPAAPPALPPPVPVPAEVEGRTPWIEMFSMILSPEMADVDFGLAAIYSGGERGLARLMPGAEGAYPYEQPETLQATLRPYQLDGLNWLWALDEQGLGGILADDMGLGKTMQVLALLCREREGLRAHGRAGDPVTGREAVPPQRVGPTLLVCPMSVVGAWQREAAKFAPHLRVHVHHGGDRVRDESFVEGAEDMDLVITTYALLARDLPLLQAVSWHRLVLDEAQHVKTPGTQVTRAARALTAPHRLAMTGTPVENRLADLHSLMEAVNPGLLGPAKTFQDRIATPIEEEGHGGAISRLRLVTSPFVLRRVKTDRAIISDLPEKIELERVVNLTPEQAGLYEAIVNELMVQLDGAEAAARRTLVVSAITRLKQVCNHPAHYLGDGSALVRDGQHRSGKLELVDDLLTAAFEKGEKALLFTQFTTFGHLLVPYWQERFAELGITSVPFLHGGVSKRDRDEMVAVFQQQRDRPGMMLLSLRAGGTGLTLTAANHVVHLDRWWNPAVENQATDRAFRIGQRRDVTVNTLLSAGTVEEKIGRVLEDKQALADLTIGSGEDWLSQLSDDRLFELLALDEDEDGEDR, encoded by the coding sequence ATGCCCGACCGCCGCCTCCACCTCGTCGTCGACGACGACCTGGGTCCGGCGCTATGGGTGCGCGAGCAGACCGGCCCCGGTCGCTCCCGCGCGCTCGAGGACCTCGCCGGACTGCGCGCCGATGCCCCGCCCGGGGTCGCCGATGCCCTCGCCGAGGCGCCCGACCACCTGCGCCACCGGGTGCGGATCCCGGGCCGGGACGGCGATCGCCGCGTCCCCGCCCTACCGCTCACCGGTTCCGCGCTCACAGGCCTCGTCGGTGCGGTGACGGACCTGCTCGAGGCCCGCTTCGGGGACGACCTCCCCGATCGCCTCGCCGAACTCATCTCCACCCGCACCGCCGCACGGCTGGACGAGCACCTGATCGCGCAGCCGGACCTGATCGCCGCGACCGTGCTGGACCTGCGCGCCCAGGACCTCGTGGAGCGACGCCACCTGCACGCACGCGCCGCCGAGCGGTACGGCCGCGCCGTGATGGAATGGCGAGCCCCGGACAAGGACGCCCCTCCCCTGCTGCACGCCCTCGTGGACGGGCACGCCCGCACCGCCTTCGCCGCCCACCTGCGGGGCGCGACCCCGCCGGAGCGGGACCGGATGGGGGTGCTGTGGGCACTGGCCGACGAAGGCGAGCTGCACGCGGACCTCCCCTCCCAGCGCCGCCTGACCAGCGCCTTCGACGCCTTCGTCGACTCCGGCCGGCCCGGCGTGCAGCTCGGCTCCTCCGGCAGCGAGCTGGTGGTGCGCCTGTTCCAGCCGCCGATCGGCACGGCCTGGCCGCTGCAGACCTGCCTGCGCGAGCCCGACGGGACCGTCCACCCCGTCGCCGACCTGCGCGCGGTCGGGGACCTCACCGCCGCCGGCGCCGCCGAGGCCAGTGCTGCGGTGCGGCGCCTGGCCCCTACGGTGCAGGGCGCGGCGATGGACGACACCGGCGTGGACTGGCTCCTGACCACCGCCGAGGCCTCCGCCTTCCTCGCCTTGGACACCCCCGCCCTCGAGGAGGCCGGGGTGACGGTGCTGCTGCCGCGCGACTGGACCGCCAAGCGCACCACGCTGCGTCCGCAGGAGGTCGAGGAGGAGCCCGGCGAGCGCAAGGGCTCCGGGGTGGGTCTGCAGGCCATGGCCTCTTTCCGGTGGCGGGTCGCGGTGGGCGACACCGAGCTCACCGAGGAGGAGATGGACCAGATCCGTGAGGCGCAGACGGAGCTGGTGCACCTGCGCGGCCAGTGGGTGCGCCTGGACCCCACCACCCTCCGCGCCGCCGAGCGGTTCCTCGACGCCTTCCAGGCCAGGACCCGCGGCACCCGCCTGCGGACCGGGGACGACGGGCAGGTCCGCGAGGGGGACGCGCCGGAGGGGACCGGGCGCGGGGGTCGGGGCGCCGAGGTGCGCGGGCCCGCGGGCCCGGCGGGATCCCGTCGGCCGACGGGCCCTGCGCCGACTGGCCCTGCCGCGCCGCCTGCCCTGCCGCCGCCCGTGCCGGTGCCGGCCGAGGTCGAGGGCCGCACGCCCTGGATCGAGATGTTCTCGATGATCCTCTCCCCCGAGATGGCCGACGTCGACTTCGGCCTGGCCGCGATCTACTCCGGCGGCGAACGGGGGCTCGCGCGGCTGATGCCCGGCGCGGAGGGTGCCTACCCCTATGAGCAGCCCGAGACGCTGCAGGCGACCCTGCGCCCCTACCAGCTGGACGGCCTGAACTGGCTGTGGGCGCTGGACGAGCAGGGCCTCGGCGGGATCCTCGCCGACGACATGGGCCTCGGCAAGACGATGCAGGTCCTCGCGCTGCTGTGCCGGGAGCGGGAGGGGCTGCGCGCCCACGGGCGCGCCGGCGATCCCGTCACCGGCCGGGAGGCGGTGCCGCCGCAGCGCGTGGGGCCGACGCTGCTGGTGTGCCCGATGTCGGTGGTCGGCGCGTGGCAGCGCGAGGCCGCGAAGTTCGCCCCGCACCTGCGCGTGCACGTCCACCACGGCGGCGACCGGGTGAGGGACGAGTCCTTCGTGGAGGGCGCGGAGGACATGGACCTCGTCATCACCACCTACGCCCTGCTCGCCCGCGACCTGCCTCTGCTGCAGGCGGTGTCCTGGCACCGGCTCGTGCTCGACGAGGCGCAGCACGTGAAGACCCCCGGCACCCAGGTCACCCGCGCCGCGAGGGCGCTGACCGCCCCGCATCGCCTGGCCATGACCGGCACCCCGGTCGAGAACCGGCTCGCCGACCTGCACTCCCTCATGGAGGCGGTGAACCCCGGCCTCCTGGGGCCGGCGAAGACCTTCCAGGACCGCATCGCCACCCCCATCGAGGAGGAGGGCCACGGCGGGGCGATCAGCCGACTGCGCCTGGTCACCTCCCCGTTCGTCCTGCGCCGCGTGAAGACCGACCGCGCGATCATCTCCGACCTGCCCGAGAAGATCGAGCTGGAGCGGGTGGTGAACCTGACCCCCGAGCAGGCCGGGCTCTACGAGGCGATCGTCAACGAGCTGATGGTCCAGCTGGACGGGGCCGAGGCCGCCGCCCGCCGCACCCTTGTCGTCTCCGCCATCACCCGGTTGAAGCAGGTGTGCAACCACCCCGCCCACTACCTCGGGGACGGCTCCGCGCTGGTGCGCGACGGCCAGCACCGCTCCGGCAAGCTCGAGCTGGTCGACGACCTGCTCACCGCCGCCTTCGAGAAGGGGGAGAAGGCGCTGCTGTTCACCCAGTTCACGACCTTCGGGCACCTGCTCGTGCCCTACTGGCAGGAGCGCTTCGCGGAGCTGGGGATCACCTCGGTGCCCTTCCTGCACGGCGGGGTCTCCAAGCGCGACCGCGACGAGATGGTCGCCGTCTTCCAGCAGCAGCGCGACCGGCCCGGGATGATGCTGCTGAGCCTGCGCGCGGGCGGCACCGGGCTCACCCTCACTGCCGCCAACCACGTCGTCCACCTGGACCGGTGGTGGAACCCGGCGGTGGAGAACCAGGCCACCGACCGCGCCTTCCGCATCGGCCAGCGCCGCGACGTCACCGTGAACACGCTGCTGAGCGCCGGGACCGTGGAGGAGAAGATCGGACGGGTCCTCGAGGACAAGCAGGCTCTCGCGGACCTCACCATCGGCAGCGGCGAGGACTGGCTCTCCCAGCTCTCCGACGACCGCCTGTTCGAGCTGCTCGCCCTGGACGAGGACGAGGACGGGGAGGACCGATGA
- a CDS encoding protein phosphatase 2C domain-containing protein codes for MHTTLLTDPSVPGADEDAAGVLGDVAVLLDGAGVPARFRAGCRHSVAWYSHTLAALLLARAQDTSVSLTEVLRAGIAQIAGLHADECALEEGGPSATVVLVRRTPPHLEHLVLCDSSLLLTRRDGGVERVTDRRVEEVVARGGGAERIEAQRNAPGGFWVARHEPEAAAQARVGSTPLAELFSVHLVSDGVTRAVELLGLHDDASLARALDDDPGAVIAQIRGAEDALADERAPRKRHDDASVLTLHL; via the coding sequence GTGCACACCACCCTGCTCACCGATCCCTCGGTCCCCGGAGCGGACGAGGATGCCGCCGGGGTGCTCGGGGACGTGGCCGTGCTGCTGGACGGCGCCGGGGTGCCTGCACGGTTCCGCGCCGGCTGCCGCCACAGCGTCGCCTGGTACTCCCACACCCTCGCCGCCCTCCTGCTCGCGCGGGCACAGGACACGTCCGTGTCTCTCACCGAGGTGCTCCGCGCCGGGATCGCGCAGATCGCCGGGCTCCACGCCGACGAGTGCGCGCTCGAGGAGGGCGGCCCCTCCGCGACCGTGGTGCTGGTGCGGCGCACGCCCCCGCACCTCGAGCACCTCGTGCTGTGCGACTCGTCCCTCCTGCTCACCCGTCGCGACGGGGGCGTCGAGCGCGTCACCGACCGACGGGTCGAGGAGGTCGTCGCGCGCGGCGGCGGGGCCGAGCGGATCGAGGCGCAGCGCAACGCCCCGGGCGGATTCTGGGTCGCCCGCCACGAGCCGGAGGCCGCGGCACAGGCACGAGTGGGGAGCACCCCGCTGGCCGAACTCTTCTCCGTCCACCTCGTCTCCGACGGGGTCACCCGGGCCGTGGAGCTGCTCGGGCTGCACGACGACGCCTCGCTCGCCCGTGCCCTCGACGACGATCCGGGGGCGGTGATCGCACAGATCCGCGGGGCGGAGGACGCGCTCGCGGACGAGCGCGCACCGCGGAAGCGCCACGACGATGCGAGCGTCCTCACACTTCACCTGTGA
- a CDS encoding dihydrofolate reductase family protein has product MTRYRFYTATTLDGFLADEHDSLDWLLSQPTGDDSILPMERFMEDVGAIVAGRSTYDWVLEHDDSVEGAWVFTQPTFLFTHREVEAPRGDVRAVHGDPAQHRAALEEAAGGKDVWIVGGGDLAADFARAGMLDELFVSFAPVTLGAGKPLLGGRFALELLEHGTNGALLEARYRVLGPLE; this is encoded by the coding sequence ATGACCCGCTACCGCTTCTACACCGCCACCACGCTGGACGGCTTCCTCGCCGATGAGCATGACAGCCTCGACTGGCTCCTCAGCCAGCCCACCGGGGACGACAGCATCCTGCCGATGGAGAGGTTCATGGAGGACGTCGGCGCGATCGTCGCCGGTCGCAGCACCTACGACTGGGTGCTCGAGCACGACGACAGCGTCGAGGGCGCCTGGGTCTTCACCCAGCCCACCTTCCTGTTCACCCACCGGGAGGTGGAGGCGCCCCGCGGTGACGTCCGCGCCGTCCATGGCGACCCCGCGCAGCATCGCGCCGCGCTCGAGGAGGCTGCGGGCGGGAAGGACGTGTGGATCGTCGGCGGCGGTGACCTCGCGGCGGACTTCGCCCGCGCCGGGATGCTGGACGAGCTGTTCGTCTCGTTCGCCCCGGTCACCCTCGGGGCCGGGAAGCCGCTGCTCGGCGGCCGCTTCGCCCTCGAGCTGCTCGAGCACGGCACCAACGGGGCCCTGCTCGAGGCCCGCTACCGGGTGCTCGGCCCGCTGGAGTGA
- a CDS encoding DinB family protein, with the protein MVEHDVEDIDLLLEVTATLPEQELVRVRMPGHRPRDFDGAEETIAQSVLHLVLSREPWLASIAGVPLPSDVPPDAVPSDSSQVRDLRERNRRTAARWLAMVREVQRRDAWADRVIDALCDPPESFLLSQILAHELTFSAHRRQVLRWMLADAGADLTPPALDPDPILWHRRRTGDQP; encoded by the coding sequence ATGGTCGAGCACGACGTCGAGGACATCGACCTGCTGCTCGAGGTCACGGCGACGCTGCCGGAGCAGGAGCTGGTCCGGGTGCGGATGCCGGGGCATCGCCCGCGGGACTTCGACGGCGCGGAGGAGACGATCGCCCAGAGCGTCCTCCACCTCGTCCTCAGCCGAGAGCCCTGGCTCGCCTCCATCGCGGGTGTGCCCCTTCCGTCCGATGTCCCGCCGGATGCCGTCCCGTCGGACTCGTCCCAGGTCCGCGATCTCCGCGAGCGGAACCGTCGCACCGCGGCGCGCTGGCTCGCGATGGTCCGTGAGGTGCAGCGACGCGACGCCTGGGCCGATCGGGTGATCGATGCGCTGTGCGACCCGCCCGAGAGCTTCCTGCTCAGCCAGATCCTCGCCCACGAGCTGACCTTCTCCGCTCACCGCCGCCAGGTCCTGCGCTGGATGCTCGCCGACGCGGGCGCCGACCTGACCCCGCCCGCCCTCGACCCCGACCCGATCCTCTGGCACCGCCGACGCACAGGAGACCAGCCATGA
- a CDS encoding winged helix-turn-helix domain-containing protein, with amino-acid sequence MTIALDRPTTTTSFDARPATRSLYRVGGTAPRPRPAEDAVTITVSVTLPAGTGDVEAAVIADELRTRAQRLVAARDGRTTVSVSSPQTFATAGRSTSRPLPPRAQGAAPVSPLRPRRAGVVSPNSPARRDAEAARRRQLQATAVSPSSPSVAPEDSLVIDLFGRRVRIDGQDVDFTYKEFELLAQLARDARRTISRTELMETVWAGSPEDTGERTVDVHVRRVRTKLGRYRRLISTVRGAGYRLDPGSDVAILS; translated from the coding sequence ATGACCATCGCCCTGGATCGCCCCACGACCACCACCTCCTTCGACGCCCGCCCCGCCACCCGGTCGCTGTACCGCGTGGGAGGCACCGCCCCGCGCCCCCGCCCCGCCGAGGACGCCGTCACCATCACCGTCTCGGTCACCCTGCCCGCCGGCACCGGTGACGTCGAGGCCGCGGTGATCGCCGACGAGCTGCGCACCCGGGCGCAGCGCCTGGTCGCCGCCCGCGACGGCCGCACCACCGTCTCGGTCAGCAGCCCGCAGACCTTCGCGACCGCCGGTCGCTCCACCTCCCGCCCGCTGCCGCCGCGCGCCCAGGGTGCCGCGCCGGTCAGCCCGCTGCGTCCGCGCCGCGCCGGGGTCGTCTCCCCCAACTCCCCCGCCCGCCGCGATGCGGAGGCCGCCCGTCGCCGTCAGCTGCAGGCCACGGCCGTCAGCCCCTCGAGCCCCTCGGTCGCGCCGGAGGACAGCCTGGTGATCGATCTGTTCGGCCGACGGGTCCGCATCGACGGTCAGGACGTGGACTTCACCTACAAGGAGTTCGAGCTGCTGGCCCAGCTGGCCCGCGACGCGCGCCGCACGATCTCCCGCACCGAGCTCATGGAGACGGTCTGGGCGGGCTCGCCCGAGGACACCGGTGAGCGCACCGTGGACGTGCACGTGCGTCGTGTGCGGACCAAGCTGGGCCGCTACCGCCGCCTGATCTCGACCGTGCGCGGTGCGGGCTACCGCCTGGACCCGGGCAGCGACGTCGCGATCCTCTCCTGA
- the upp gene encoding uracil phosphoribosyltransferase: MRVLEIDHPLVAHKLTVLRNRDTHSSVFRQLADELVTLLAYEATRNVAVAPAEIQTPVSPMTGHRLTNPKPMVVPILRAGLGMLDGLTRLLPTAEVGFLGMVRNDETLEVTTYANRLPDDLSGRQCFVLDPMLATGHTLIAAVEYLHERGARDITCVTLLCAPEGLKTMEEQIDPSIDLTIVTAAIDEKLNEKGYIVPGLGDAGDRLFGVVD, translated from the coding sequence ATGCGCGTTCTCGAGATCGACCACCCCCTCGTCGCCCACAAGCTGACGGTGCTGCGCAATCGCGACACCCATTCGTCGGTGTTCCGCCAGCTGGCGGACGAGCTGGTGACCCTGCTCGCCTACGAGGCGACCCGCAACGTCGCCGTGGCCCCGGCGGAGATCCAGACCCCCGTCTCCCCGATGACCGGCCACCGGCTCACGAACCCCAAGCCCATGGTGGTGCCGATCCTGCGCGCGGGCCTGGGCATGCTGGACGGGCTGACCCGTCTGCTGCCCACCGCCGAGGTCGGCTTCCTCGGCATGGTCCGCAATGACGAGACCCTCGAGGTCACCACCTACGCGAACCGTCTGCCCGACGACCTCTCGGGCCGCCAGTGCTTCGTGCTGGACCCCATGCTCGCCACCGGCCACACCCTCATCGCGGCGGTGGAGTATCTCCACGAGCGCGGCGCCCGCGACATCACCTGCGTGACGCTGCTGTGCGCTCCGGAGGGCCTGAAGACGATGGAGGAGCAGATCGATCCCTCGATCGACCTCACCATCGTCACCGCCGCGATCGATGAGAAGCTCAACGAGAAGGGCTACATCGTCCCGGGCCTCGGCGACGCGGGCGACCGCCTGTTCGGTGTCGTCGACTAG
- a CDS encoding helix-turn-helix domain-containing protein, producing the protein MALNLPERGTPPTPRPRRNWSGWRTVRGRRRWGRRGGQAARCASSVGRGLAPGADTGSMPETDPLRRLLDVVVEDGDGSLAGMAGGAHLSPFHFQRTVSARTGESPSALRRRVLLERAAWRLQRGTSVTEAAFDAEYDSVDGSPAPSAAPTAARRPSCRPPRSAGTGCPRPTVCTSIHRSRCTSSRGRRAGAPPGAWSP; encoded by the coding sequence ATGGCCCTGAATCTACCGGAGCGCGGCACACCTCCGACACCGCGGCCCCGGCGCAACTGGTCCGGGTGGCGGACGGTCCGGGGCCGGCGGCGGTGGGGGCGCCGGGGCGGTCAGGCCGCGAGGTGCGCAAGTTCGGTCGGGCGCGGGCTCGCACCCGGTGCGGATACTGGTTCCATGCCCGAGACCGATCCGCTCCGGCGCCTGCTGGACGTCGTCGTCGAGGACGGCGACGGCTCCCTCGCGGGCATGGCCGGCGGCGCCCACCTCTCTCCCTTCCACTTCCAGCGCACGGTGAGCGCGCGGACGGGGGAGAGCCCCAGCGCGCTGCGCCGTCGGGTGCTGCTCGAGCGCGCGGCCTGGCGCCTCCAGCGCGGGACCTCGGTGACCGAGGCGGCTTTCGACGCCGAATACGACTCGGTCGACGGTTCTCCCGCGCCTTCCGCCGCGCCTACGGCTGCGCGCCGTCCCAGCTGCCGCCCGCCTCGGAGCGCGGGCACTGGCTGCCCTCGCCCAACGGTCTGCACTTCCATTCACCGGTCGCGCTGTACGTCGAGTCGGGGCAGGCGCGCGGGAGCTCCTCCGGGGGCGTGGTCGCCCTGA
- a CDS encoding MinD/ParA family ATP-binding protein produces the protein MIAQARITSDTTATVHLADRSVEVVGADLPEIRDRIKDVFISSAKEQDRDIDVVIVEPDVRHHLQVEPTGRISARDADDRPMYGPDDDEPLLPAVTDPDSAASEACAVSAASAVSATSAASASAESTGELAAVRPHGGRRRRAAAPVADSAASSGSAVSAPSAAPAPSADAAPSSDAAAQPAPAPESRPLTPRTAPPADDRPRLQDLQTQTAKLTRVRATRGFPGFVTRLTGGRIAPAPGRAEQADIARLERIQRPLEGPRNIAVVNLKGGAHKTTASLMIAATLGVSRGGSVLAWDNNETRGTLGWRGLPTDHHRTAVDLLHGIDGLRAPGASTTDLDPYVRPQGEMRFDILASDEDPGSAALIDDTAFADLDEVLSRFYRLKVIDTGNNVRASNWLASVRSADQLVIVSTVREDTFNAAAWMIDELRATGLGEQVDHAVTILSHGSKGKFDATLRKRLLAHFGAHTRAVTEVPYEKQFADGTHLDWTRVSKPTKEAWLDATALIVDGL, from the coding sequence ATGATCGCGCAGGCGAGGATCACCTCGGACACCACCGCCACGGTGCACCTGGCGGACCGGTCCGTCGAGGTCGTCGGCGCCGACCTGCCCGAGATCCGCGACCGGATCAAGGACGTCTTCATCTCCTCCGCGAAGGAGCAGGACCGGGACATCGACGTGGTGATCGTCGAGCCCGACGTGCGCCACCACCTGCAGGTCGAGCCGACCGGCCGGATCTCCGCCCGGGACGCGGACGACCGCCCGATGTACGGCCCCGATGACGATGAGCCCCTGCTCCCCGCTGTGACCGACCCTGACTCTGCCGCCTCCGAGGCCTGTGCGGTCTCTGCAGCCTCTGCGGTCTCTGCGACCTCTGCAGCCTCCGCATCTGCCGAGTCGACCGGTGAGCTCGCCGCCGTCCGCCCCCACGGCGGGCGTCGTCGTCGCGCCGCCGCGCCGGTCGCGGACTCCGCCGCGTCCTCGGGGTCCGCTGTCTCTGCGCCCTCCGCCGCTCCGGCCCCGTCGGCCGACGCCGCTCCGTCCTCCGACGCCGCCGCGCAGCCGGCGCCCGCCCCGGAGTCGCGGCCCCTCACCCCGCGCACCGCGCCGCCCGCCGACGACCGGCCCCGCCTCCAGGACCTGCAGACCCAGACGGCGAAGCTCACCCGGGTCCGTGCCACCCGCGGGTTCCCCGGGTTCGTCACCCGCCTGACCGGCGGCCGGATCGCCCCCGCCCCGGGGCGGGCCGAGCAGGCGGACATCGCCCGGCTCGAGCGGATCCAGCGCCCGCTGGAGGGTCCGCGGAACATCGCGGTCGTGAACCTCAAGGGCGGCGCGCACAAGACCACCGCCTCCCTGATGATCGCGGCGACGCTCGGCGTCTCCCGCGGCGGCAGCGTGCTGGCCTGGGACAACAACGAGACCCGGGGCACGCTGGGCTGGCGCGGTCTGCCCACCGACCACCACCGCACCGCCGTGGACCTTCTGCACGGCATCGACGGCCTGCGCGCCCCCGGCGCCTCGACCACGGACCTGGACCCGTACGTGCGCCCGCAGGGCGAGATGCGCTTCGACATCCTCGCCTCCGACGAGGACCCGGGCTCGGCCGCGCTGATCGACGACACCGCCTTCGCCGACCTCGACGAGGTGCTCTCGCGCTTCTACCGACTCAAGGTCATCGACACCGGCAACAACGTGCGCGCCTCGAACTGGCTGGCCTCCGTGCGCAGCGCCGACCAGCTGGTGATCGTCTCGACCGTCCGCGAGGACACCTTCAACGCCGCGGCGTGGATGATCGACGAGCTGCGGGCGACGGGCCTCGGCGAGCAGGTGGATCACGCGGTGACGATCCTGTCCCACGGCTCCAAGGGCAAGTTCGACGCGACCCTGCGCAAGCGCCTGCTCGCCCACTTCGGCGCGCACACCCGCGCCGTCACCGAGGTGCCGTACGAGAAGCAGTTCGCCGACGGCACCCACCTGGACTGGACCCGCGTCTCCAAGCCCACCAAGGAGGCGTGGCTGGACGCGACCGCGCTGATCGTCGACGGGCTCTGA
- a CDS encoding MarR family winged helix-turn-helix transcriptional regulator, with amino-acid sequence MGSDSDGRVAEALMEMMRWANRMDVRREVWVLEGTKLSPTELGLLVALEEHGPVRLTDLAAGQGVDRSTLSPQVRRLEKLELVARTTDPHDARSTPLELTATGLAAVAELRASATALITERLTGWTGAERTEAAVILERLVASLENEDPGPTPSAA; translated from the coding sequence GTGGGCTCCGACAGCGACGGCCGCGTCGCCGAGGCGCTGATGGAGATGATGCGCTGGGCCAATCGCATGGACGTGCGCCGCGAGGTGTGGGTGCTCGAGGGCACGAAGCTCTCCCCCACCGAGCTCGGCCTCCTGGTCGCCCTCGAGGAGCACGGCCCCGTGCGCCTGACCGACCTCGCCGCCGGGCAGGGCGTGGACCGCTCCACTCTCAGCCCCCAGGTGCGCCGGCTCGAGAAGCTCGAGCTCGTCGCCCGCACCACCGATCCGCACGACGCCCGCTCCACCCCGCTCGAGCTCACCGCGACCGGCCTCGCCGCCGTCGCCGAGCTGCGCGCCTCCGCGACCGCGCTGATCACCGAGCGCCTGACCGGCTGGACCGGCGCGGAGCGCACCGAGGCCGCGGTGATCCTCGAGCGCCTGGTCGCCTCGCTCGAGAACGAGGACCCCGGGCCGACCCCGTCGGCCGCCTGA